Genomic DNA from Nitrosospira lacus:
GAAGGGTTGGCCACGCTAAAACAGATACTTGAGCTCGCGCCGGATACCAAGTTGATTGTTCTTACGGGTAATCAGGATCATGGGAATGCTTTAAAAGCGATTGGCATGGGCGCTTACGATTTTCATCAAAAACCTTTCGATCCCGAGATGCTCGGCCTAGTAATCGAAAGAGCTTTCTATCTGTACGCGTTGCAGCAGGAGAATCGAAGATTATTGCAGACCCAGACAAATTTACCCATAACCGGCATTATCACCCGCGATCCGGGGATGATTAAAGTATGCCGCAGTGTGGAGAAGGTGGCTTCATCGGACGCCACGGCGATCCTGCTGGGTGAGAGTGGAACGGGAAAGGAAATTCTGGCAAGAGCTCTCCACCACTCGAGTGCCAGGCAGGGGAAACGCTTCATGGCAATTAATTGCGCGGCGATCCCCGAAACACTTTTAGAAAGCGAATTATTCGGCTATGAAAAAGGCGCTTATACGGGTGCAGCCAAGCAGACGCTGGGTAAGATCGAGCTCGCCAACGAGGGCACTTTCTTTCTTGATGAGGTAGGTGATTTGCCCATGCCGCTCCAGGCAAAACTTCTTCGTTTCTTGCAGGAGAGGGTGATCGAAAGGGTTGGCGGACGTAAAGAGATTCCGGTGGATGTGCGCATCGTATGTGCAACGCACCAGAATCTGAAGAAATTGATAGAGGAAGGACGTTTTCGCGAGGACCTTTACTATCGCCTGAGCGAAATCGTCATTACCATTCCTCCTCTGCGCGAGCGAGCGGGTGACGCCGCGCTGCTGGCGCATCACTTCAAGAATAAATTCTCTGTTCAGGAAAAACGCCCCTCATTGAATTTCAGCCAGGAGGCGCTTGCCGCGATTGAAGGCCATCCGTGGCCGGGTAATGTCCGGGAAATGGAGAACTGCATCAAGCGTGCCGTTATCATGGCCGATGGCCCCATGATCAGCGCGGAAGATCTCGGGTTGCAGGCTTCAATCGCTCCGGTGGAACCCATCAATCTTCGCCAGATCCGTGAAAAGGCGGAATGTGATGCCTTGATGAAAGCGCTGGCAAGAGTGGATGGCAATGTTGTCAAGGCAGCGGAACTATTGGGCGTCAGCCGTCCCACCATTTATGATCTAATGAACCGCTACGGGTTAAAGTAAGCAAATTCCCCTGATCAATGATCCTGAATCTGGCAATTGACTGTTCAATTTTCACTTATTTGTCAAGCTCAGCGCTATGATATACAGATTGCACCACTTGATCTTCACCCTTATGGTGAGTCGCTACAGGGCAGATTGCAAGATTTTTGCGGCACATGGCGAGTTTATTCGCAACGCCTTGTCCCACACCCGAAAATCGCACATCCACCCTACCGGATTTTAGGATAGTTTGTTCCTCATCACTATTTGATAGACGGGTTTTCTCAATGGCAGATCTTGTTCATAAGCTCATTTTCAAGTCCGCGGATCTTTTTCCTGACAGGGAGGCGCTGGTTTATCGAGATGAGCGGATAGGCTACGCGGTGCTGGCCAAGGCCATCGACTCGGCTGGGAAGGCGATGCTCGCTTTGGGACTTGATCGAGGGGAACGCGTCGCGGTTTATCTCGAGAAACGCCCGGAAACAGTTGCCGCACTGTTCGGCGCTACGGCCGCTGGAGGTGTTTTCGTACCTGTGAACCCTCTTCTCAAGCCGGAACAGGTGGCGTATATCCTGCGCGACTGCAATGTAAGAATCCTGATCACTTCAGCCGACCGGCTGAGACTGCTTGCTGCGGTTCTATCGCAGTGCCATGATCTGCATACCGTGATAGTGGTCAACCCGGGGGCGATTGCGCCGGTTATCGTCGGCTTGAATATCATATCCTGGGATGACGCCCTTGCCGCCGGGCATGGCAAGGCGCATCACGGTATCGATAGCGATATGGCAGCGATTCTTTATACTTCCGGCAGTACCGGCAAGCCAAAGGGTGTGGTCCTTTCCCACCGTAATCTGGTAGCCGGTGCTGCGAGTGTTGCCCAATACCTGAAAAATGATCCCGATGACCGGATTCTATCGGTACTGCCGCTGAGTTTTGACTATGGGCTGAGTCAGCTGACTACCGCTTTTCATGCGTGTGCGACGAGTGTTCTGATGAACTATCTGTTACCGCGAGATATCATCGAGATTGTCGAGAGGGAGCGCATCACGGGTCTGGCCGCAGTGCCCCCATTGTGGATTCAACTGGCCCAGTTGAATTGGCCATCGCACATTTTACTACGCTACATTACAAATTCAGGCGGAGCAATGCCGCGAGCAACTCTCGATTTACTGCGCAGCAAAGCTCCCAATACCCAGGTATTCCTGATGTATGGCCTCACCGAGGCGTTCCGTTCGACCTTTCTGTCTCCCGAGGAAGTGGATAGGCGTCCCGACTCCATCGGTAAGGCCATCCCCAATGCCGAAGTGCTGGTGCTACGCGAAGATGGGTCGCTGTGCGCTGCTGGTGAGCCGGGGGAGCTGGTGCATCGTGGAGCCCTGGTTTCCATGGGATACTGGAATGACCGGGAAAAGACCGCCGAGCGTTTTAAACCTGTCCCTTCCCGTCAGTCCGGGCTGACTATTCCGGAATTGGCGGTATGGTCGGGAGATACGGTGCGCATGGATGAAGAAGGCTTCCTTTATTTCATTGGTCGCCGTGATGAAATGATCAAGACATCGGGTTATCGTGTCAGCCCCACCGAAGTGGAAGAAGTGATCTACGCCACGGAACTCGTGGGAGAAGCTGCCGCCATTGGAATACCTCACCCGATACTGGGTCAGGCTATCGTTCTGGTCGTCACGTCGCGGAACGATGCGACGCTGGACCACGACGCATTGCTGGCTGCCTGCAAGCTTCATCTTCCGGCTTTCATGCTGCCCAGCCGGATCGAATCCAGGGAAGGTAATTTGCCGCGCAATCCCAACGGCAAGATAGACCGTAAACTGCTCGCCCAGACGCTGCAAAATGCTTTTATGGAACACGGCACATGAGTAGTCCCCGTCCCAAGCATGCTCCTGTGACGCAGTTTCCAATTCATGGCGACTGCCTCCAGATTGGTGGCATGTCCCTTACACGTCTGGCGCAACGCGTCGGCAGAACACCTTTCTATGCGTATGACCGGCAGCAGATCACCGA
This window encodes:
- the prsR gene encoding PEP-CTERM-box response regulator transcription factor, whose product is MNQDKKSLLVIEDDPGLQKQLRWSFDNYEVLVAGDRESALALVRRHEPAVVTMDLGLPPDPDGASEGLATLKQILELAPDTKLIVLTGNQDHGNALKAIGMGAYDFHQKPFDPEMLGLVIERAFYLYALQQENRRLLQTQTNLPITGIITRDPGMIKVCRSVEKVASSDATAILLGESGTGKEILARALHHSSARQGKRFMAINCAAIPETLLESELFGYEKGAYTGAAKQTLGKIELANEGTFFLDEVGDLPMPLQAKLLRFLQERVIERVGGRKEIPVDVRIVCATHQNLKKLIEEGRFREDLYYRLSEIVITIPPLRERAGDAALLAHHFKNKFSVQEKRPSLNFSQEALAAIEGHPWPGNVREMENCIKRAVIMADGPMISAEDLGLQASIAPVEPINLRQIREKAECDALMKALARVDGNVVKAAELLGVSRPTIYDLMNRYGLK
- a CDS encoding acyl-CoA ligase (AMP-forming), exosortase A system-associated → MADLVHKLIFKSADLFPDREALVYRDERIGYAVLAKAIDSAGKAMLALGLDRGERVAVYLEKRPETVAALFGATAAGGVFVPVNPLLKPEQVAYILRDCNVRILITSADRLRLLAAVLSQCHDLHTVIVVNPGAIAPVIVGLNIISWDDALAAGHGKAHHGIDSDMAAILYTSGSTGKPKGVVLSHRNLVAGAASVAQYLKNDPDDRILSVLPLSFDYGLSQLTTAFHACATSVLMNYLLPRDIIEIVERERITGLAAVPPLWIQLAQLNWPSHILLRYITNSGGAMPRATLDLLRSKAPNTQVFLMYGLTEAFRSTFLSPEEVDRRPDSIGKAIPNAEVLVLREDGSLCAAGEPGELVHRGALVSMGYWNDREKTAERFKPVPSRQSGLTIPELAVWSGDTVRMDEEGFLYFIGRRDEMIKTSGYRVSPTEVEEVIYATELVGEAAAIGIPHPILGQAIVLVVTSRNDATLDHDALLAACKLHLPAFMLPSRIESREGNLPRNPNGKIDRKLLAQTLQNAFMEHGT